Within Montipora foliosa isolate CH-2021 chromosome 3, ASM3666993v2, whole genome shotgun sequence, the genomic segment TCTTCGGTGGGGCACGGGGAGGCACTGGGATGCAACTTGCCCAATTGCGCACTGAAGTTGACGAATTTCCTCTGGCCAGATGCGTAAGATCTCCGAGTGGAGTCAGCCAAACCATGGGCTAACAGGAACTGGCACTGCTGCTCTTATGAGAGCCGATCAATTCTTCCAGGAGATGAGGTGGAATGGACACTGGAAGCTTCTGAGTCTGGGGTGCTAACCTCCGGAACTCCTGCCAATGAAAGCGGGACAAAGCGTCAGCAATGCAATTATGAACCCCCGGAACATGCTGAGAGGCAAAGGAGAAATTGAAACGCGCCGCTGAGGCGAGAAGATGGCGAAGCAGGCGCATTAACACGGGAATCCTGGATGTTCTGGAGTTGAGGATATAAACCACTGCCTCGTTGTCGGTGCGAAACAGAACATGGCGCCTGGCGAAGTGAGGCCCCCAAACATGAGCGGCAATGATAATCGGGAACAACTCTTTATAGGCGATAGAGTGAGAGGTTTGAGAAGAAACCCATGCGCCGCTGAACCACTCCCCATTGAAGTAAGCACCAAAGCCAAGGGAACCGGATGCGTCCGATGTAACTTCGAGATCAGGGGAGGCCGACATGCCGGGAAACAACCAAAAATAGACGCCATGCCAAGAGGACAAAAACTGAAGCCACCACTGAAGATCCAGGTGAAATTCAGAATTCAGGCGGATCGGATGGTCCCGTTTACGAAAACACTGAGCAGATTGATCATAGACGCAGGAAGGTACGACCGGGCCACACGACCATGGCGGCATGATGCAAGTGGCCAATGAGGGACTCCAGTTTGCGCCGAGTACACCAGCGACGATTCCGCCACGACTGCAGCAACACCTGTAAAGCAAAGAGCTTGTCCGAGGGGAGACAGGCCACCTGAGCCACTGAGTCTAACTCAATGCCCAAAACAACTAAACGTGTGGACGGGCCAATGCACTTATCCGGGTGGAGTGGAAGTCCTAAGGAGCGGCAAACAGCTATGGAAGTGGCTAAGTTCTCAGCACATTGGTTAGTATCCGGCGGTCCTGCAGTAATAAAATCGTCTAAATAATGTAACAGCGCAGAAACATTGTACGTATGAAGGAGAATCCACTCCACCATGTCAGCCAcagaattgaaaatataaagaGCAGAGCGGAGGCCAAATGGTAACGCTAAAGCAACATAATAGTGCTTCTGCCATCTCATACCCAGGAGATATCGATCAGATGGATGGACAGCTATGTTGCAGTAGGCTGCCTCGACATAGAATTTAGCAATCAGGGCACCTAAGCCATAGCTTGAGATCATACGAATGATCTGATCAACCTTGATGTATTGCATGGTAAACTCGTCAGGGTCAATGTCATCATTAACACTTAGCCCACCGGGAGATGAGAGGTCCACTATGAGCCTCCACGTGCCTGGTTGATAACTCCAAAACTGCTAACGTGCAAATGAGGGAAAGGTGGGGAGGAAAAAGGTCCTGCAACCCTCCCAAGGGAGACCTCGTTAGCCAAGTAGCGGTCAATGACCTCGGAGTGTTGATTAGCAGAGGCTTTGTTTGACTTAGCTGATTTCAATTTCTTGGAATGCTGAAATCCCAGGCGAAAGCCATTCCTGAGGCCGTCCAAGACAAAGGCGACTAGATGTTGGTCCGGATGTTGGGACAACTTGGCAGCAAACACTTCAGGCTTTAGAGGGCTAACCACGGACACCGGGGGCAAGGGGTTGGAGACTGCAAGGAAACAGAATGAGAGATGGTAATTCCCCGCGAAcgaccctccccccccccccccccatgaaCTAAGGGCAGCAACACAGCAACAGTGGAGAAATGTTTAATTCAACAAGCCCAGAGCACAACAGGGGCAAGCAAACAGTGACAATTCTAATAATAAAACTGAACAATCAATAAAGCATGCAGTATAAAGAAGTCTGCCTGCCATAAGGTGAAAACTCAATACAAAAAAGACATGAACTAGAACGAAACGAAAGGCCACGACTAAGGCGCAAGAAAAAACCTACAAAAAACAAACGACTAACTACATAATGAAAGAAGTACGCCCAAACATGTTCTAAAGTTCTGAGAAGGGTAAAATCTTCTTGGAGCCAATTGTTACTGACGCCGTGCTTTTTGGCCAGCTGAGGCACTAAATGCCGGAGACCGAGATCTGCGCCTGACAGAACTCTCCTGCTTACGGTCTGGTCAAGAATTGCATGAAACGGAACGATGGGCGCCGCCACACGTGCTGCAACGATGATAATAGCGGCAAATCGTATAAGGGGTGGTGCACCTTCCCTTGTTCCTGGACATACCCTTAAGGGATCCTTGATGAGCTGGAACCCAC encodes:
- the LOC137996016 gene encoding uncharacterized protein, yielding MSASPDLEVTSDASGSLGFGAYFNGEWFSGAWVSSQTSHSIAYKELFPIIIAAHVWGPHFARRHVLFRTDNEAVVYILNSRTSRIPVLMRLLRHLLASAARFNFSFASQHVPGVHNCIADALSRFHWQEFRRLAPQTQKLPVSIPPHLLEELIGSHKSSSASSC
- the LOC137996018 gene encoding uncharacterized protein — encoded protein: MQYIKVDQIIRMISSYGLGALIAKFYVEAAYCNIAVHPSDRYLLGMRWQKHYYVALALPFGLRSALYIFNSVADMVEWILLHTYNVSALLHYLDDFITAGPPDTNQCAENLATSIAVCRSLGLPLHPDKCIGPSTRLVVLGIELDSVAQVACLPSDKLFALQVLLQSWRNRRWCTRRKLESLIGHLHHAAMVVWPGRTFLRL